From one Triticum aestivum cultivar Chinese Spring chromosome 4B, IWGSC CS RefSeq v2.1, whole genome shotgun sequence genomic stretch:
- the LOC123094440 gene encoding probable CCR4-associated factor 1 homolog 11 yields the protein MNPAAGMFPMFPPPPPPPFHYAFPMQPPPYFYHAPMSPVWPSSPVPVRSVWASNFKYESANLRHVARNAQYVAIALHYPGVVHHPDQDHNALTAEQRYALVKANVDDLKPLQLGIALYDSDGGYLAAWEFNLRDFRPQADPHDENSLAYLAGRGLDVGALRDHGVSAGMLSKKLFESGLVGARRGRSRSWITYAGAYHVAYLLKIVTGGAPLPRDVAGFNGAVRRYLGDQVYDVATMAAGCPAMPLGLEQIADYLGFHPPLGSPRLAAAAGVRALQVFMRLKYVELGGDVRKYRGLLKGLH from the coding sequence ATGAACCCGGCCGCCGGTATGTTCCCAATGtttccaccgccaccgccgccacctttCCACTACGCGTTCCCGATGCAGCCCCCGCCGTACTTCTACCATGCACCAATGTCGCCGGTATGGCCGTCGTCGCCGGTCCCTGTGCGCTCCGTGTGGGCGTCCAACTTCAAGTACGAATCGGCCAACCTCCGCCACGTCGCCAGGAACGCCCAGTACGTCGCCATCGCCCTGCACTACCCGGGCGTTGTCCACCACCCCGACCAGGACCACAACGCCCTCACCGCCGAGCAGCGCTACGCTCTCGTGAAGGCCAACGTGGACGACCTGAAGCCGCTCCAGCTCGGCATCGCCCTCTACGACAGCGACGGCGGGTACCTCGCCGCCTGGGAGTTCAACCTCCGCGACTTCCGCCCCCAGGCCGACCCGCACGACGAGAACTCCCTCGCGTACCTCGCCGGCCGCGGGCTCGACGTCGGCGCGCTCCGCGACCACGGCGTCAGTGCCGGCATGCTAAGCAAGAAGCTGTTTGAATCCGGCCTGGTCGGCGCTCGGCGTGGGCGGTCGCGGAGTTGGATCACCTACGCTGGGGCTTATCACGTCGCGTACCTGCTCAAAATTGTCACCGGCGGCGCCCCGCTGCCGCGAGACGTGGCCGGGTTCAACGGCGCCGTGCGGCGTTACCTCGGCGACCAGGTCTATGATGTGGCCACGATGGCGGCCGGCTGCCCGGCCATGCCACTGGGGTTGGAGCAGATCGCCGATTACCTCGGCTTCCATCCACCGCTGGGGAGCCCTCGCCTCGCAGCTGCCGCCGGCGTGCGCGCGCTGCAGGTCTTCATGCGGCTGAAGTACGTAGAGCTCGGCGGCGACGTGCGAAAATACCGGGGTCTTCTTAAAGGCCTGCACTAG